Proteins from a single region of Merismopedia glauca CCAP 1448/3:
- a CDS encoding DUF6887 family protein, whose translation MNPDFNNMTKSELRAYIIANPENKTAFHAFVDRFTGEASPETFNIPNSKAEIQEVEILIKQKLGKLKMS comes from the coding sequence ATGAACCCTGATTTTAATAATATGACAAAAAGTGAGTTAAGAGCTTATATCATCGCTAATCCTGAAAATAAAACTGCATTTCATGCTTTTGTAGATCGTTTCACTGGTGAAGCATCTCCAGAAACTTTCAATATTCCTAACTCAAAGGCTGAGATTCAAGAAGTGGAAATTTTGATTAAACAAAAGTTAGGTAAACTCAAAATGAGTTAG
- a CDS encoding GTPase family protein, translating to MAENQQSSPQEEDNTREKPNNSGKNGFKGINLSFSNPIPDDWQNRMGDLVNDTASRFKQLIPTDQIAQTAVKWFSVSDEEVAEILETVRAKLPTTEALLIGKPQAGKSSIVRGLTGVSPEIVGQGFRPHTQHTERYAYPSNDLPLLIFTDTVGLGDIKQETEGIIAELVKDLAKPASGARVFLLTVKINDFATDTLKQIATDLHDKYPQIPCLLVVTCLHELYPPSIENHPAYPPDLADIKRAYSAIQANFADICDAALLIDFTLEEDEYTPVFYGLEALRDALADLLPEAESQAIHQLLDGEVTKQIGDLYRDVARRYILAFSTMAATLAAVPLPFTTMPVLTALQVSLVGLLGKLYGQTVSRSQAGGIVSAIAGGFLAQAIGRELVKFIPVLGSAIAASWAAAYTLALGEGACVYFGDLMGGKKPDPQKIQGVMKEAFASAKDRFKRS from the coding sequence ATGGCAGAAAACCAGCAATCATCGCCCCAAGAGGAAGATAATACCAGAGAAAAACCCAATAATTCTGGCAAAAATGGTTTTAAAGGGATTAATCTGAGTTTTTCTAATCCCATACCTGATGACTGGCAAAATCGCATGGGGGATCTAGTTAACGATACCGCAAGCCGATTTAAACAACTTATCCCTACAGACCAAATCGCTCAAACCGCCGTTAAGTGGTTTAGTGTTAGTGATGAGGAAGTGGCAGAAATTTTAGAAACTGTTCGCGCTAAACTACCAACTACCGAAGCTTTACTAATTGGCAAGCCTCAAGCCGGAAAAAGCTCTATAGTTAGGGGATTAACGGGAGTTTCACCAGAAATAGTCGGTCAGGGTTTTCGTCCTCACACCCAGCACACCGAACGTTACGCTTATCCTTCCAACGACTTACCTTTACTAATTTTTACTGATACCGTCGGTTTGGGAGATATTAAGCAAGAAACTGAGGGTATTATTGCCGAATTAGTTAAAGATTTAGCCAAACCAGCCAGTGGCGCTAGGGTTTTTCTCCTAACTGTTAAAATCAACGATTTTGCTACGGATACTCTGAAACAGATTGCCACAGATTTACACGATAAATATCCACAAATTCCTTGTTTGCTGGTAGTAACTTGTCTGCATGAACTATATCCACCCAGTATAGAAAACCATCCTGCTTATCCCCCTGATTTAGCGGACATTAAACGCGCATATAGTGCAATTCAGGCAAACTTTGCAGATATCTGCGATGCAGCGCTACTCATCGACTTCACTTTAGAAGAAGACGAATATACGCCTGTATTTTACGGTTTAGAAGCTTTAAGAGATGCTTTAGCTGACTTGCTTCCCGAAGCTGAATCTCAAGCTATACATCAGCTATTAGATGGGGAAGTTACTAAACAGATTGGCGATTTGTATCGAGATGTGGCTAGGCGCTACATATTGGCATTTTCGACGATGGCTGCGACTTTAGCGGCGGTTCCACTGCCTTTTACAACTATGCCTGTTCTCACTGCTTTACAGGTATCGCTGGTGGGTTTATTGGGAAAATTATACGGTCAAACTGTCAGCAGATCGCAAGCAGGTGGTATAGTAAGCGCGATCGCTGGCGGTTTCTTGGCGCAAGCCATTGGCAGGGAATTAGTCAAGTTTATCCCAGTCTTGGGCAGCGCGATCGCAGCCTCTTGGGCAGCCGCTTATACTTTGGCATTAGGAGAGGGTGCTTGCGTCTATTTCGGTGACTTGATGGGGGGGAAAAAGCCCGATCCGCAAAAGATTCAAGGGGTGATGAAGGAAGCTTTTGCCAGTGCCAAAGATAGGTTTAAACGAAGTTAA
- a CDS encoding sensor histidine kinase produces MSISASSELMSLCRSQLGLLQSWGAVYSVVYLTEKVPDGVKNHFVPILVYPDLANVVKKSSLAILPAVGNTEISGDIEVDIVNYESFKPLAPEKKTSLVPEDILKPPYEIFLPLIHDRLVMGLLVTARQDRSWNQLEREQIESIAQTLAIACVMEQQENWLKQELAQQQKLQSQQRDILDNLLHQIRSPLTAIRTFGKLLLKRLLPENPNQEIITGIVQQSDRLQELLEQVDACLDLTETEPLMLESQTPIDVNIPVNQAEKSSLLLLPGTSPQNQQLTTEPCHVASIIEPLIVSATAIAQEKQQQVFATIPENLPLIKVNIPALREVLSNIIDNALKYTPAGGNIWVKAGVVFLQSTASKKKIKKNTKPECLDITITDTGYGINSADLDRVFERSYRGVQANTDIPGTGLGLAIAKELIEKMQGKIEVYSPPQSDSEIKTGTSFTIWLPICEKL; encoded by the coding sequence ATGTCAATCAGTGCTAGTTCGGAATTAATGAGTTTGTGTCGCTCTCAGTTGGGCTTACTACAAAGTTGGGGGGCTGTTTACAGCGTGGTGTACCTGACTGAAAAAGTCCCAGATGGTGTCAAAAATCATTTTGTACCGATCTTGGTTTATCCCGATCTAGCAAATGTGGTTAAAAAATCGAGCTTAGCCATTTTACCAGCAGTAGGTAACACTGAAATATCTGGTGATATAGAGGTAGATATAGTTAATTATGAGAGCTTTAAGCCATTAGCTCCTGAAAAAAAGACATCCTTAGTCCCAGAGGATATATTAAAGCCACCCTACGAGATTTTTTTACCCTTAATTCATGATAGGTTAGTGATGGGGCTGTTGGTGACAGCCCGTCAAGATCGCAGTTGGAATCAGCTAGAAAGAGAGCAAATTGAAAGTATCGCTCAAACCCTAGCTATAGCCTGTGTGATGGAGCAACAAGAAAACTGGTTGAAACAAGAGCTAGCTCAACAGCAAAAGCTACAATCTCAGCAAAGAGATATTTTAGATAATCTTTTACACCAAATCCGCAGTCCTTTAACTGCGATTCGGACTTTTGGGAAATTGCTGCTGAAACGCTTATTACCAGAAAATCCCAACCAAGAAATTATCACAGGAATAGTTCAACAAAGCGATCGCCTTCAGGAGTTGTTAGAGCAAGTTGATGCTTGCTTGGATTTGACTGAGACAGAGCCTTTGATGTTAGAGAGTCAAACGCCAATCGATGTTAATATTCCGGTAAATCAAGCCGAAAAATCTTCATTACTACTCTTACCTGGAACTAGTCCCCAAAATCAACAATTAACTACAGAGCCTTGTCATGTTGCTAGTATCATCGAACCGCTAATAGTATCAGCGACAGCTATAGCTCAAGAAAAGCAACAGCAAGTTTTTGCAACTATTCCTGAAAATTTACCTTTAATAAAAGTGAATATTCCAGCTTTAAGGGAAGTTTTGAGCAACATTATTGATAACGCTCTTAAATATACCCCTGCTGGGGGTAATATTTGGGTTAAGGCTGGGGTAGTATTTTTACAGTCAACAGCAAGTAAAAAGAAAATCAAGAAAAACACTAAGCCAGAGTGTTTAGATATTACAATTACTGATACCGGATATGGGATTAATTCAGCCGATTTAGACAGAGTGTTTGAACGCAGTTATCGGGGGGTACAAGCGAATACAGACATTCCTGGTACGGGTTTGGGATTGGCGATCGCTAAAGAACTAATTGAAAAAATGCAGGGTAAAATAGAGGTCTATAGTCCTCCTCAATCTGACTCAGAAATTAAAACTGGAACAAGTTTTACAATTTGGTTACCAATTTGTGAAAAACTCTAG
- a CDS encoding WD40 repeat domain-containing protein, whose translation MVQWFTAQWKCIETFTGHQGWHAGVNSVAFSPDGHTLASCSDDQTVKLWDLQTMREIRTLTGHRATVRQVAFHSNGNLLASASLDRTINLWDVKSGTKIKTLFGHYDEVSSVAINSRADIMASGSNDGDVKLWDLKTKEEIKTLSTSDPKIVESVAFSPDGKVLASGGWDNIPKLWDVETGQLARKLPAHSQKIRSIVFSPSGQILASASQDKTIRLFDAASEREDLLQGHTKAVVCVAIDLNDAVLASGGDDKEIKIWDLKTKRETCSLRGHDSYIMSLAFSPDGKFLASSSHDKSIKIWQRA comes from the coding sequence ATGGTGCAATGGTTTACAGCACAATGGAAATGTATTGAAACTTTCACTGGGCATCAAGGCTGGCACGCTGGTGTAAACTCGGTTGCTTTCAGCCCAGATGGACATACGTTAGCAAGTTGTAGTGATGATCAGACTGTAAAACTATGGGATTTACAGACTATGCGAGAGATCCGTACCCTCACAGGGCATAGGGCAACAGTGCGCCAAGTTGCATTTCATAGCAATGGTAATCTCCTTGCCAGTGCTTCTCTAGACAGAACAATCAATTTGTGGGATGTCAAGAGTGGCACAAAAATCAAAACATTGTTTGGTCATTACGACGAGGTTTCCTCCGTTGCTATCAATTCTCGTGCAGATATCATGGCGAGCGGTAGTAATGATGGTGATGTCAAGTTGTGGGATTTGAAGACGAAGGAAGAGATTAAAACCCTCTCTACATCCGATCCGAAGATTGTTGAATCAGTTGCGTTCAGTCCAGATGGAAAAGTGCTTGCTAGTGGCGGGTGGGACAATATTCCAAAACTATGGGATGTGGAGACTGGGCAGTTGGCTCGCAAATTACCTGCTCACTCTCAAAAGATCCGTTCCATTGTGTTTAGCCCCAGCGGTCAAATTCTTGCTAGTGCAAGTCAAGACAAAACAATTCGACTATTTGATGCTGCTAGTGAACGTGAAGATCTTCTGCAAGGACATACAAAAGCAGTAGTGTGTGTAGCGATCGATCTAAACGATGCGGTGTTAGCCAGTGGTGGTGATGACAAGGAGATTAAGATTTGGGACTTGAAAACGAAGCGAGAGACTTGTTCTCTTCGAGGACATGATTCTTACATAATGTCTCTTGCATTCAGCCCTGATGGTAAGTTCTTAGCAAGTAGTAGCCATGACAAAAGTATCAAAATCTGGCAACGTGCTTAG
- a CDS encoding MFS transporter, protein MWRNPQLLILLAAGSMTTMAGGLVAPILPDIVKELKLDTGWAGMLVSMHCLTIALFSAPLGILADRVGRIRILIPCLLLYALVGVAGAFATNFWGLLLTRALLGAVSGGIAAASLGLLGSMYEGKKRSQALGLATSTLTITGITDPLLGGWVGDSNWRYSFYLYALAVPIAFLVAAIFKHESPLQAKAIKDNPTKSLRKVLTQPGALRVLLALSLTSVAMYAVVIYAPLYLKKAIAADSLLNGIVLASRAIGASVISAFGASKLTQLIGIQPTIALGFALMAATLATIPLLHQIELILVASIIFGVGFGIVLPSLYNALANFSPPELRSSVLAIGTGVGFLGQFMSPVLLGPVIYYSSLENVFYAAAIVALLTGVLLFVPQRR, encoded by the coding sequence ATGTGGCGCAATCCCCAGCTTTTAATTTTGTTGGCGGCTGGATCTATGACAACTATGGCGGGGGGATTAGTCGCACCTATACTGCCAGATATTGTGAAGGAACTGAAGCTAGATACAGGTTGGGCAGGAATGTTAGTTAGTATGCATTGCCTGACTATTGCTTTATTTAGCGCTCCTTTGGGAATTTTGGCAGATCGAGTTGGCAGAATTCGGATTTTGATTCCCTGTTTGCTGCTGTATGCCCTCGTTGGGGTTGCAGGTGCCTTTGCGACTAATTTTTGGGGATTACTACTGACACGGGCGTTATTGGGGGCTGTCAGTGGCGGAATTGCGGCGGCTAGCTTAGGTTTATTGGGCAGTATGTATGAGGGGAAAAAGCGATCGCAAGCCCTAGGGCTTGCGACTAGTACCCTGACGATTACTGGAATTACCGATCCGCTATTGGGGGGTTGGGTAGGAGATAGCAACTGGCGTTACAGTTTTTACTTATATGCTTTGGCTGTACCGATCGCTTTTTTAGTAGCTGCGATTTTTAAACATGAATCACCTCTACAAGCTAAAGCCATAAAAGATAACCCCACTAAATCTCTGAGGAAGGTATTAACTCAACCAGGGGCGCTCAGAGTCTTACTAGCGTTAAGTCTCACTTCAGTAGCCATGTATGCAGTGGTGATTTACGCCCCACTTTACCTGAAAAAAGCGATCGCGGCTGATTCTCTCCTCAATGGGATAGTTTTAGCTTCTAGAGCGATCGGTGCTTCGGTAATATCGGCTTTTGGTGCAAGTAAGTTAACCCAACTCATTGGTATACAACCGACGATTGCTTTAGGATTCGCCTTGATGGCAGCTACTTTAGCTACTATCCCCTTATTACACCAAATAGAGTTGATTTTAGTCGCTTCTATTATTTTTGGGGTGGGATTTGGGATTGTTTTACCCAGTTTGTACAATGCTTTAGCTAACTTTTCCCCTCCTGAATTGCGATCGAGTGTCTTAGCCATCGGTACGGGTGTCGGCTTTTTAGGACAATTTATGTCTCCAGTTCTCCTAGGTCCTGTAATTTACTACAGTAGTCTAGAAAATGTTTTTTATGCGGCGGCGATCGTCGCCCTATTAACTGGCGTTTTATTATTTGTTCCGCAACGTCGATAA
- a CDS encoding aromatic ring-hydroxylating dioxygenase subunit alpha: MELATTLTGQTVQNQVREVGINPNYWYAVGWAHQVKPEQIMSVVIWKMAIAVFRDVEGKLHAFEDACPHKGVALHKGQVQGCHLACPYHGWEFDEMGNCVNIPYLPKNQKLPHAKARTYPVQEKYGIVWLFPGDPSLTLTASIPEIAEFDSPEWLMVPLAAHFQAHFSICNENTMDVFHGFLHRGLQGWFDPVLSSLKETENSVCAEYLVSYKGRMAKFLGLSDRADATTTLPISIQYQYPNYSTSLQGVSSLYLMRLPVGEVESRSFALFFFKVNLPAWLLKRIKHWLAFILERFVLRKFLAQDIEMIESEQRTYLANPTRRYVEINPAIIALQRLLVKQYDRSQKSEVRSQ; the protein is encoded by the coding sequence ATGGAACTAGCAACAACTCTTACAGGACAAACAGTCCAAAATCAAGTCCGCGAGGTAGGTATCAATCCTAACTACTGGTACGCAGTGGGTTGGGCGCACCAAGTCAAACCTGAGCAAATTATGTCTGTAGTCATTTGGAAGATGGCTATAGCTGTTTTCCGAGACGTGGAGGGCAAATTACACGCCTTTGAAGATGCTTGTCCCCATAAAGGGGTAGCCTTACATAAAGGACAGGTACAAGGTTGTCATTTAGCTTGTCCTTATCACGGTTGGGAGTTTGATGAGATGGGAAATTGCGTTAATATTCCCTATCTCCCCAAAAACCAGAAATTACCTCACGCTAAAGCCCGTACTTACCCAGTTCAAGAAAAGTATGGCATTGTTTGGTTATTTCCTGGCGATCCTAGTTTAACCCTCACAGCTTCGATTCCCGAAATAGCCGAATTTGATAGCCCAGAATGGTTAATGGTGCCCCTTGCTGCCCATTTCCAAGCTCATTTTTCCATCTGTAACGAGAATACGATGGATGTATTTCACGGGTTTTTACATCGGGGGTTACAAGGGTGGTTCGATCCGGTTTTGAGTAGCTTAAAGGAAACAGAAAACTCAGTGTGTGCTGAGTATTTAGTGTCTTATAAAGGGAGAATGGCAAAGTTTTTGGGGTTAAGCGATCGCGCTGATGCTACCACGACTTTACCTATCTCTATACAATACCAATATCCCAATTACTCTACTTCTCTCCAGGGTGTTTCTTCTCTTTACCTGATGCGCTTACCTGTAGGAGAAGTTGAGAGTCGTTCCTTTGCCTTATTTTTTTTCAAAGTTAATTTACCTGCATGGCTACTTAAACGCATCAAACATTGGTTAGCCTTTATACTAGAAAGATTTGTTCTCCGTAAGTTTCTCGCCCAAGATATTGAAATGATTGAAAGCGAACAGCGAACTTATTTAGCTAATCCAACTAGACGTTATGTGGAAATCAATCCGGCGATTATTGCCTTACAAAGATTATTAGTGAAACAATATGACAGAAGTCAGAAGTCAGAAGTCAGAAGTCAGTAG
- a CDS encoding type II toxin-antitoxin system RelE/ParE family toxin, giving the protein METDETVQIEYTARFQRDVRTLTKRYRNIRTDLQPLLDRLQTGEILGDRVPGMDYTVFKVRVKNSNIQKGKSAGYRVLYYLKASDRIIMITMYSKSDLSDIPAEEVRDILAEYEN; this is encoded by the coding sequence ATGGAGACTGATGAAACCGTACAGATCGAATATACCGCCAGATTCCAGCGAGATGTTCGTACCCTTACCAAACGCTACCGCAACATTCGCACCGATCTTCAACCCCTTCTCGATCGACTTCAAACTGGAGAAATCCTTGGCGATCGAGTTCCAGGCATGGACTATACTGTTTTCAAGGTCAGAGTCAAGAATAGCAATATCCAGAAAGGCAAAAGTGCTGGCTATCGGGTACTTTATTATCTCAAAGCTAGCGATCGCATCATTATGATTACGATGTACTCTAAGTCAGACCTTTCGGACATTCCTGCTGAAGAGGTTCGAGATATTTTGGCTGAATATGAGAATTAA
- a CDS encoding DUF6888 family protein — MPTAEQSIRCVILCQSLTNTLTPIFVVCLDERTGNLFILAGDNIEI; from the coding sequence TTGCCAACTGCCGAACAAAGTATTAGGTGTGTAATTCTCTGTCAATCTCTCACTAATACCCTTACCCCTATTTTTGTCGTCTGTCTTGATGAACGAACGGGTAATCTATTTATTCTGGCTGGAGATAACATAGAGATATAA
- a CDS encoding NAD-dependent epimerase/dehydratase family protein, which yields MKALVTGASGFTGSHLVKALEKRGIEVVGLVRKSSNLSNLDNCSVKLVYGDLGDRPSITEAMTGVDWVFHTAAYVEIGLVDAVKMQLVNVEGTRNVMELSKQLGVQKVVHFSTIGIFGDTQGRVINETFIREQKNFSSAYDSTKLAAQEIVDKLAGEGLPVVSLLPSGIFGADDPHFGPVLRQYLSGKLPVWGGGDRITGIVHVDDLAEAAILAAIKGKSGEKYIISAGELSLKEMFAFLSAQTGIPVPKEIPPIMLRIAGNILDPIGRLFNWQPPISKERVHYIYDRCVRVDATKAKTQLGWQPRNVTQTLTEISNTILADLKP from the coding sequence ATGAAAGCATTAGTAACTGGTGCGAGTGGCTTTACAGGTTCTCACTTGGTGAAAGCACTAGAAAAAAGAGGGATTGAAGTAGTGGGATTGGTCAGAAAATCTAGTAATTTATCCAACTTAGATAATTGTAGCGTGAAACTGGTTTATGGCGACTTAGGCGATCGCCCTTCGATTACTGAAGCTATGACTGGTGTAGATTGGGTGTTCCATACTGCTGCTTATGTCGAAATTGGCTTAGTTGATGCGGTGAAAATGCAACTCGTAAATGTAGAAGGAACCCGCAATGTGATGGAATTATCTAAACAGTTGGGAGTGCAAAAAGTTGTCCATTTTAGTACGATTGGAATCTTTGGAGATACTCAAGGTAGAGTAATCAATGAAACCTTTATTAGAGAGCAAAAAAACTTTTCTTCTGCCTACGATTCTACTAAACTTGCAGCGCAAGAAATTGTGGATAAATTAGCAGGTGAAGGATTGCCAGTAGTTAGTTTACTACCATCAGGAATCTTTGGTGCAGACGATCCGCATTTTGGTCCAGTGTTACGGCAATATTTAAGCGGGAAACTACCAGTATGGGGTGGAGGCGATCGCATTACTGGTATAGTTCATGTAGACGATCTAGCTGAAGCTGCCATCTTAGCTGCAATTAAAGGTAAATCTGGAGAGAAATATATAATTTCTGCTGGGGAACTTTCATTAAAAGAAATGTTTGCTTTCCTATCTGCTCAAACAGGGATTCCCGTACCTAAAGAAATCCCGCCTATTATGTTAAGAATAGCAGGTAATATTCTAGATCCAATTGGACGATTATTTAATTGGCAACCCCCAATTAGTAAAGAAAGAGTACACTACATTTACGATCGTTGCGTGCGGGTTGATGCCACTAAAGCTAAAACTCAATTAGGATGGCAACCTCGTAATGTAACTCAAACTTTAACTGAGATTAGTAACACTATTTTGGCAGATTTGAAGCCGTAA
- a CDS encoding type II toxin-antitoxin system RelN family antitoxin: MKAIETTGIVNPQGQISLDEPLMVESGRRVRIVVLIADESETDPDDDPIETVREGIRQGWHEAMTGQTYPISQLWDGIDGD; the protein is encoded by the coding sequence ATGAAAGCGATCGAAACAACTGGAATTGTCAATCCTCAAGGGCAAATCTCTCTAGATGAGCCTTTAATGGTTGAAAGCGGTCGCCGAGTGCGGATCGTCGTCTTAATTGCTGACGAATCTGAAACCGATCCAGACGACGATCCGATTGAAACAGTTCGAGAAGGAATTCGACAAGGTTGGCATGAAGCCATGACAGGTCAAACCTACCCGATTTCTCAACTGTGGGACGGTATTGATGGAGACTGA
- a CDS encoding cupin-like domain-containing protein, whose product MEIDILNTLSINPEIFNRFKKQGKPVVIPGLLTGYDWDLNYLVQQLGNQEFLLRFYGKDRYQHDKRNWESIGSGVTTKLLPFNEYAELLKSHQAHEEDIYLAKCSLKHTPLGNLDYLANIGDRLSLKHPVSDFNIWIGPGGHMESLHYDTLDGTLMQLHGSKKIVLFPPNQLNNLYPFPIWRHLKNGLKTRSWFSQAYPENPNFRDFPNFKKALNYKYEVTLNRGEILYIPAGWWHEVTALGDEMVCSVNRFWRVYPTSRAIFSWARWRTYLGFLLAMPSILLSLAIALFSPNRTQKIQQIRQMF is encoded by the coding sequence ATGGAAATAGATATACTCAACACATTATCTATCAACCCAGAAATATTTAACCGATTTAAAAAGCAAGGTAAACCTGTTGTAATTCCAGGATTACTGACAGGATATGACTGGGATTTAAACTATTTAGTTCAACAGTTGGGAAACCAAGAATTTCTCCTGCGTTTTTATGGTAAAGACAGATACCAACATGATAAGCGAAATTGGGAAAGTATTGGCAGTGGAGTGACTACTAAACTGTTACCATTTAATGAATATGCGGAACTCTTAAAAAGTCATCAAGCCCATGAAGAAGACATTTATCTAGCTAAATGTTCTCTGAAACACACACCTTTAGGAAATTTAGATTATTTAGCAAATATTGGCGATCGCTTAAGTTTAAAACATCCTGTCAGCGATTTCAATATTTGGATTGGCCCTGGCGGACATATGGAATCTTTGCACTACGATACGCTAGATGGGACTTTGATGCAATTGCACGGCTCGAAAAAAATAGTTTTATTTCCACCAAATCAGCTAAATAACTTATATCCTTTCCCCATTTGGCGGCACTTAAAAAATGGTTTAAAAACCCGTTCTTGGTTCAGTCAAGCCTATCCAGAAAACCCTAATTTTCGAGATTTTCCCAATTTTAAAAAAGCCTTAAATTATAAATATGAAGTTACTTTAAATAGAGGAGAAATCCTTTATATTCCAGCAGGTTGGTGGCACGAAGTCACAGCTTTAGGTGATGAAATGGTCTGTTCTGTGAATCGATTTTGGCGCGTTTATCCCACTTCACGAGCGATCTTTTCCTGGGCTAGATGGCGGACATATTTAGGTTTTTTGTTAGCCATGCCATCAATATTATTGAGTTTGGCGATCGCACTTTTTAGTCCTAATAGAACTCAAAAAATCCAACAAATTCGGCAAATGTTTTAG
- a CDS encoding aminotransferase class I/II-fold pyridoxal phosphate-dependent enzyme — translation MQVVQEYVQRWYASGLDPDEYICHEKRGNLVEIEEAVTGKRRTVLSFCSNDVLGLVQSDAVKQAAVDAIWKYGTSNSSCSVLSGRIDLHRQLEAEISAFKHLPHTQLFMNAWMAMQAVVDAFCHLAIPVPGFQHTRETLILTDVLNHGCIVSAVVNANTRSGKVFGNSPRVRVKAYRHCDVEDLAKKLYRYAHPGDRILVVSDAVFSMDGDIAPLPEMIQVMSQYPNSVLLMDEAHASGAIGATGRGIYEHFGIKPDYAIERGVIPLIMSTFSKFAASAGAAISTHIPEFRPLLDVSPTSIGTISLPPPMTAAALESIRQVRQYPEIVEKLQENTRYLRDRLAENDFEAIGETNVIPVLLPPDINPKLYARKLMADAGLWVSPIWFIAKPRLRITANALHTQAEMDSLVNGMVATRNLLYQTTVSA, via the coding sequence GTGCAAGTCGTTCAAGAGTATGTTCAGCGCTGGTACGCAAGTGGGCTAGATCCTGACGAATATATTTGTCATGAAAAACGAGGAAATTTAGTTGAGATTGAAGAAGCAGTAACTGGTAAGCGCCGAACTGTTCTGAGTTTTTGCAGTAATGATGTGCTGGGTTTAGTACAATCAGATGCTGTCAAACAAGCGGCTGTAGATGCTATTTGGAAATACGGTACTTCTAATAGTTCTTGCTCGGTTTTGAGTGGTAGAATCGACTTACACAGGCAACTAGAAGCGGAAATTTCGGCGTTTAAGCATTTACCCCACACGCAGCTATTTATGAACGCCTGGATGGCAATGCAAGCGGTAGTTGATGCTTTTTGTCATTTGGCGATACCCGTACCTGGATTTCAGCATACTCGCGAAACTTTGATTTTGACTGATGTCCTCAATCACGGATGTATAGTTTCCGCAGTGGTTAATGCTAATACTCGTTCTGGAAAAGTGTTTGGAAATAGCCCTAGGGTTCGAGTCAAGGCTTACCGTCACTGCGATGTGGAGGATTTAGCCAAGAAATTATATCGCTATGCTCATCCTGGCGATCGCATTTTAGTGGTTTCTGATGCTGTTTTTTCAATGGATGGAGATATTGCTCCTCTCCCAGAAATGATTCAAGTTATGTCTCAGTATCCCAATAGCGTGTTGCTGATGGATGAAGCTCATGCTAGTGGCGCGATTGGAGCAACTGGCAGAGGTATTTACGAGCATTTCGGAATTAAGCCAGATTATGCGATTGAACGGGGTGTTATTCCTCTAATTATGAGTACTTTCTCTAAGTTTGCAGCTTCGGCTGGGGCGGCAATTAGTACCCACATTCCCGAATTTCGTCCTTTACTTGATGTTTCCCCCACCTCGATTGGAACCATTTCTTTACCACCTCCGATGACTGCTGCGGCGTTAGAAAGCATTCGCCAAGTGCGCCAGTATCCAGAAATTGTAGAGAAATTGCAAGAAAATACCAGATATTTACGCGATCGCTTGGCGGAAAACGATTTTGAAGCTATAGGCGAAACCAACGTCATCCCAGTTTTGTTACCGCCAGATATTAACCCAAAATTATATGCCAGAAAACTGATGGCTGATGCAGGATTGTGGGTATCTCCCATCTGGTTTATCGCTAAACCTCGCTTGCGAATTACAGCCAACGCTTTGCATACTCAAGCCGAAATGGATAGCTTAGTTAATGGGATGGTGGCTACTCGCAATTTATTGTATCAAACTACCGTTAGTGCTTGA
- a CDS encoding type II toxin-antitoxin system PemK/MazF family toxin produces MNKGDIVLVPFPFTNLSQTKLRPAVILWADPTGNDVTLCFISSQSVESLYEGEFRLDPSDEEFKGTGLKAASKVRVTRIVTIERSLISRRLGRLGNRQIQQMNSAII; encoded by the coding sequence GTGAATAAGGGTGATATCGTTTTAGTTCCCTTCCCCTTTACAAATCTGAGTCAGACTAAACTACGCCCTGCGGTCATTCTCTGGGCAGATCCTACAGGCAACGATGTTACACTTTGTTTCATCTCTTCTCAGAGTGTTGAAAGCCTATATGAAGGTGAGTTCAGACTCGATCCCTCTGATGAGGAGTTTAAAGGTACGGGATTAAAAGCTGCTTCTAAGGTTAGGGTTACTAGAATTGTGACAATCGAGCGATCGCTTATTTCCAGACGATTAGGACGATTGGGAAACCGCCAAATTCAGCAGATGAATTCAGCCATAATATAG